In the Vicia villosa cultivar HV-30 ecotype Madison, WI unplaced genomic scaffold, Vvil1.0 ctg.000677F_1_1, whole genome shotgun sequence genome, one interval contains:
- the LOC131630379 gene encoding serine/arginine-rich splicing factor SR34A-like isoform X1: MSSRFSRTIYVGNLPSDVRESEIDDLFYKYGRIMEIELKVPPRPPCYCFVEFDNARDAEDAIRGRDGYNFDGCRLRVELAHGGRGPSSSDRRGYGGSGGGGGGGGGGGGGGGAGGGRFGVSRHSEFRVIVRGLPSSASWQDLKDHMRKAGDVCFAEVSRDSEGTFGLVDYTNYDDMKYAIRKLDDTEFKNPWARSYIRVKKYESSRSRSRSRSPSRSRSPKRARSRSLGRSVSRSRSISRSRSASPIKASRPKSRSRSPSRSASPRSPRQVLSGSG, encoded by the exons ATGAGTAGTCGCTTTTCTCGCACAATCTATGTTGGCAACCTGCCCTCTGATGTAAGGGAATCAGAAATTGATGATCTGTTCTACAAG TATGGCCGCATAATGGAAATTGAATTGAAAGTTCCTCCTCGCCCTCCGTGTTATTGTTTTGTTGAG TTTGACAATGCTCGAGATGCAGAAGATGCTATTCGGGGTAGGGATGGTTACAACTTTGATGGCTGTCGATTAAGG GTGGAGCTTGCCCATGGAGGTAGGGGGCCATCATCAAGTGATCGACGGGGGTATGGTGGCAGTGGTGGCGGCGGTGGCGGGGGTGGCGGAGGAGGTGGTGGCGGTGGTGCTGGTGGGGGAAGATTTGGTGTCTCTCGCCATTCTGAGTTTCGAG TTATTGTTCGTGGACTCCCATCTTCTGCATCCTGGCAAGATTTGAAG GATCATATGCGAAAAGCTGGTGATGTTTGTTTTGCTGAAGTTTCCCGTGATAGTGAAG GGACTTTTGGCCTTGTTGATTACACTAATTATGATGACATGAAATATGCT ATTCGAAAACTGGATGACACTGAGTTCAAAAATCCTTGGGCAAGATCATATATTCGG GTGAAGAAGTATGAGAGCAGTCGTTCAAGGAGCCGCAGCAGAAGCCCCAGCCGGAGCAGAAGTCCAAAAAGGGCTAGAAG TAGATCTTTGGGGCGATCTGTGTCCAGGTCACGATCTATTTCTAGATCCAGATCAGCATCACCAATCAAGGCTTCAAG GCCAAAATCACGATCACGCTCACCCTCACGTTCAGCATCTCCACGATCACCACGCCag GTTCTGTCAGGGAGTGGTTGA
- the LOC131630379 gene encoding serine/arginine-rich splicing factor SR34A-like isoform X2, with protein MSSRFSRTIYVGNLPSDVRESEIDDLFYKYGRIMEIELKVPPRPPCYCFVEFDNARDAEDAIRGRDGYNFDGCRLRVELAHGGRGPSSSDRRGYGGSGGGGGGGGGGGGGGGAGGGRFGVSRHSEFRVIVRGLPSSASWQDLKDHMRKAGDVCFAEVSRDSEGTFGLVDYTNYDDMKYAIRKLDDTEFKNPWARSYIRVKKYESSRSRSRSRSPSRSRSPKRARRSLGRSVSRSRSISRSRSASPIKASRPKSRSRSPSRSASPRSPRQVLSGSG; from the exons ATGAGTAGTCGCTTTTCTCGCACAATCTATGTTGGCAACCTGCCCTCTGATGTAAGGGAATCAGAAATTGATGATCTGTTCTACAAG TATGGCCGCATAATGGAAATTGAATTGAAAGTTCCTCCTCGCCCTCCGTGTTATTGTTTTGTTGAG TTTGACAATGCTCGAGATGCAGAAGATGCTATTCGGGGTAGGGATGGTTACAACTTTGATGGCTGTCGATTAAGG GTGGAGCTTGCCCATGGAGGTAGGGGGCCATCATCAAGTGATCGACGGGGGTATGGTGGCAGTGGTGGCGGCGGTGGCGGGGGTGGCGGAGGAGGTGGTGGCGGTGGTGCTGGTGGGGGAAGATTTGGTGTCTCTCGCCATTCTGAGTTTCGAG TTATTGTTCGTGGACTCCCATCTTCTGCATCCTGGCAAGATTTGAAG GATCATATGCGAAAAGCTGGTGATGTTTGTTTTGCTGAAGTTTCCCGTGATAGTGAAG GGACTTTTGGCCTTGTTGATTACACTAATTATGATGACATGAAATATGCT ATTCGAAAACTGGATGACACTGAGTTCAAAAATCCTTGGGCAAGATCATATATTCGG GTGAAGAAGTATGAGAGCAGTCGTTCAAGGAGCCGCAGCAGAAGCCCCAGCCGGAGCAGAAGTCCAAAAAGGGCTAGAAG ATCTTTGGGGCGATCTGTGTCCAGGTCACGATCTATTTCTAGATCCAGATCAGCATCACCAATCAAGGCTTCAAG GCCAAAATCACGATCACGCTCACCCTCACGTTCAGCATCTCCACGATCACCACGCCag GTTCTGTCAGGGAGTGGTTGA
- the LOC131630386 gene encoding putative protein FAR1-RELATED SEQUENCE 10: MSTYSESTLHLDSDGEEVEFTSVNGDGSDRDTLEKEDCNGHKCLSEVTDEDIRAMEFSTEEEAIQFYITYAHFHGFAVRKDDVVRDHERKIVVRQLLCNKEGKSERKNKKNEDKYRQTMRTGCLARFRVAYDYVRKVWRVTKFESSHNHELTPARFIHLIPNYRKLSEADKQVVNGLHLSYPNF; this comes from the coding sequence atgtctaCATACAGTGAATCAACTTTGCATCTCGATAGTGACGGTGAAGAGGTGGAATTCACCAGTGTTAACGGTGATGGTAGTGATAGAGATACGTTAGAGAAAGAGGATTGTAATGGTCATAAATGTTTAAGTGAAGTTACAGATGAAGATATAAGAGCTATGGAATTTAGCACAGAGGAAGAAGCGATACAATTTTACATAACATATGCGCATTTCCATGGATTTGCGGTAAGGAAAGATGATGTTGTACGCGATCATGAAAGGAAAATTGTTGTCCGTCAATTACTTTGCAATAAAGAAGGAAAGAGTGaaagaaaaaataagaagaatgagGATAAATATCGGCAAACTATGCGAACTGGCTGTCTTGCTAGATTTCGAGTAGCCTATGATTATGTTCGTAAGGTTTGGAGAGTTACTAAATTTGAGTCATCTCATAACCATGAATTAACTCCTGCACGTTTTATTCATTTGATTCCCAATTATCGTAAATTAAGTGAAGCGGATAAACAAGTTGTCAATGGTTTgcatttgtcataccctaatttttga